The nucleotide sequence TAATAGGCTTTGGTCAATCGTTTGCCGATGTTATTTATGAAGTCTCAGGAATTTTATAAATAACCGTCAGTTTTTTGTAACAACATGCAAAGACGTTTCGTCTACTGTTTGAATGCCTCACCTCAAAGTGCACATGCGGGAGGAAAGTTAACAAATACTTACTTTTTAAATGTATAGAAAGATGAAAAAAATCGTGGCAATACTGGCGCTTATTATCATTAGCCAGGCAGGATACAGTCAGAAGAATGTGAACGACATTTTCAAGGAATTTTCCAAAATGGAAAATGTAACCAGCATCAACATGGGACAAATTAGCATGAAGTTCGCCGGTTTTTTTACTGATACAATGGGGGTGGATGGAATTGAAGTATATTCCTTAGAAGATTGTTCCAATGATGTAAAAGAGAAGCTAAGCAAGGCTATTAACAAGCTGAAAGATTACAAATTTGAAACAATGATTAATTCCAACGAAAACGGTGAACGCACAAAGGTGTTGGTAAGAATAGAGAACGATATGATCCGGGAGATGGTTATTGTTACATCGGGAAGCGATGCAGCTTTGGTACGAATCAAAGGTAAAATCAAACCTTCCGATATCGACCGGATGGTTAATAAACATGGAAAAGGTGAGTCCTGATCAATTCAAACAGACGTTTCTTCCTTTGCACCCTAAACTCTATCGTGTCGCCTACGCCCTGACGGGAAATAAAGACGATTCCGAAGATATTCTTCAGGAGGCATACTGTAAGTTATGGAATAAACGAACAGATCTGACAGCAATTAATAATCCGGAGGCATTCTCGGTCACACTTGTAAAAAATCTTTGTTTTGATTTTCTGCGTTCTTCCAAGTCGGGTAGATACGAAGATAGCCTCGAAAATGTGACGATGGCCAATTTCAGCACTCCTGATATAGAACTGGAAAATGCGGATGAAATAGATCGGATCAAACAACTGATAGAAATGTTACCGGACAACCAAAAGCTAGTTCTGAAATTAAGAGGATTGAGCGACTGTTCAATGGAAGAGATCGAGGAGATTACCGGATTCAGCGCTGTCAATGTACGCACGTTGCTTTCGCGGGCACGGAAAATTATCAAAGAGCAATACATAAAACTAAACGTATATGAACGATAAACAAATAGATGAACTGATAAACAAGGCACTTCGTGAAGATGGAGAACTTCCCGAGGGGTTATCCGGCAGGCTGGAGCAGTATATCGACAACCTGGCTGCAAAAGAAAAGAAACAAAAGAGCCCTTTGATGAGAAAACATTTCATATACTTGTTCGGTGGTGTGGCTGCGGCCATGCTGATTGGATTTGTCCTCTTTTTACAAACTGACAACTTTTATAATAAGCCGACTACGGCCGATACATTTAGCGACCCACAGGAGGCAGCCATTGCCGCCAACAAAGCGCTCGCATTCATGTCAACCCAACTAAACAACGGATTGGACCAGGTATCAGATGCTGAACAGGAAATTAATAAGGTAAATAAAATAGTAAACAAACAATTGAATAATAACGATAATATACAATGAAAACCAGATACTTGATTATTACGCTTCTGTGTATTGTTTTTACACAATCAGGCTTCGCACAAAACAGCAGTAAGTTGTTTGAAAAGTATGCCGACATGGACAATGTAACATCAGTCTACATTTCGAAAGCTATGTTCAAAATGATGCCGACCATGCAGACTGCCGGTCTGAATCTTATGAATATGAAAGGCAAAGTCGAATCTCTGCAGGTACTGACTACCGAACGAAAGGATCTGACAATAAAAATGCGCAATGAATTTGCCCAGTTGGTTACCAGACAACATCAAGAGCTGATGCGTGTACGTGATGGGAAAACAAAAGCTACCTTTTATGCTATTATGCAAGGAGACCTGGTAAAGGATATGGTCATGCTAGCCGACACGGAAGAAGGATTTACCGTTATACAGCTTTTAGGAAACTTTACTCTGCAGGATATCCAGGAAATAACAAAAGATATGGATAAGTAGATTACTCAAGATAAGTTGAAATAAGAATGGCGCTTAACATGATGTTAAGCGCCATTCTTATTTTGCTATTTTTAAAGAGTTACTTCCTTACTGTTTTCTCGCTTTAAGGGTAGTCCAAACCGAATAGCCGATAGCTCCCAAAAGCAGTAACATAATAAGCAATGAGCTTACCGATGCAACCTGTGTAGCCATGATATACTGATCTGGTATAAACTTAAACACAATCTGATGATCACCGGCAGGAACACGCATGGCGCGCAAAGTCCAGTCGGCACGAAAATGAGGAGTTTCTTTCCCATCAACAAAAGCTTTCCATCCCGGTTGATAGTAAATTTCCGAGAAAACCGCCAATTGCTCGGTGGAAGCTTTCGCTTTATAAGCTACCTCGTGAGGCTTGTAACTGGTCATTGTAATCGTAGCTGCCGAATCCGGTTGTGGTGTAAAGCCTTCCAGCTCCTTGGCAAAACGTTTATCTACCACAGCCACCATCAGTGGATTGTATTTATTCATTGCAGCCATTTCTGCATCAGCATTGTCGGCCATCTCCACTTTTTCAACAAACCAGGCGTTGCCATAGGCAAACGGATTGCGAACAGGAGCCTGATCGGGACTATATATAATATAACGCATATTCAACATATTGAGAGACGGGCATACCATGAGACATTTTATCACATCATCGGCCGTCTTAGCTTTCTGGAATGTTTGCATAATAGAACCAAGTTCTCCTACTAAACGATGGTCAACCAGTTCCTGATACCTGCGCAGCTTGGCAGCATGATATCCACCAATAGACTTATGGTAATAGGAAGTATTCGTTTCCTGAAAAGGATTATTCAGATTCAATACGCGGAACGAAGGATCTGTATCTTTCAAAATTTCTTTATCAGCCACAGAAGCTTTATAGGATTCGGCAGGTTGTTCGCGTACAAAATCATCACCATTCAGGTAACGCTTATCCACACTCCATAAATCAACCAGCAGAAGCAATGCCATACCAACACCTACCAGTGTAGCTGTTTTTTCCTTGTTTTTGGCTTTGAAAAACCAAAACAACAATCCTGCTCCAAGCAAAATAAATAGAAGCGACCGCAATGCATCATCTTGAGCAAGAGCCTTTCTGTCCATCAGCAATGCATTGTAATACCAGTCAGGCATCTGATACTGTGAGTCTAGTGGCGAACGGAAATCAAGAAACAGGCTTGGCATCAACCAAAGAATAAGACAGATACCACCTGTTAGACTCAATGCAGTAAGCATTGCTCGCTTAAGCAACTGCACTTCCACCTTGCCGGTCAACACTTCTTTTAGTCCCCATAAAGCGATCAAGGGGAAAACAAGCCCGGGAATAACAAGCGCCATCTCCACCGTTCGGAATTTGTTATACATAGGCAGGTGATGAAACATGATATCATTGAAGCTATCGAAATTCTTTCCCAGAGCGAGGAAAATAAGAAAAACCGAGCCTCCAAGCATCCACCACTTCATTTTGTTGGGAACGACAAACATCCCCAACACAAACAAAAAGCAAATAAGCGCTCCAAAGTAAACCGGACCAGATGTAAAAATCTTATCTCCCCAATAGGTATAAGTCTGCACGTCGGCTCCAACCTGAGCTCCTTTGCTGCGAAGCTCTTTGTACAATTCGGATGAATCATCAAGCGTACCACCTGAAGCACCTCCATAAGCATTGGGTACTAGCAATGTTAGCAGCTCGCTCTTTCCATAACTCCAGGCAAAAGCATAATCTTTGTCGAGTCCATCAGATACCTTTTCCGCACTTCCTGTAGTAGTTTGAGTAAGCTCCGTAGGTCCACGCAAAGATGTTTTACTCATTTCCCAGTTGGCATACAAATTACCCAAGTTAGGCAAAACTGCCAGTATCACACTGACCAGCAGTACAGCGGATGTCTTCGCCAAAGGAGTTAATGCCTTTTCCTTAACCTTTTCCCAGGCATACCCTATATACATGATAAAACAAAGCAACGCAAGGTAATAAGTGATCTGAAGGTGACCGTTTATGATAGAAAGGGCAACACCCAACGTAAACAGTACAGCTCCCCAAAGAAACCTGCTTCGGAAAAGCAACAGCATACCTGCAATAGTAAGCGGCATATAGGCAATAACATACGCTTTGGTAATGTGGCCAGCTTCAATAATAATCAAGTTATAGGAGGCAAAAGCAAAAGCAATGGCTCCCGCAATGGCCAGCCATAAAGGAATCTCCAACACGCACATGAGAATATAGAAGCAGATTAGTCCTGTAAGTACCATGCTTGCACCGTTAAAATCAATCGATTTAACGGCTGTTTCAAGATAAGATAAATAATCAGGGGCCACACCTTTCACCGCAATGTTATAGGAAGGCATTCCTGAAAACATAGAGCCAGTCCAGGCAATGATGTTTCCATCCTTCGCTTCACCAGCATACTTGTTAAGTTCTTCGGTCATACCCGTGAACTTAAGCATATCGCCCTGACGAATCACCTTTCCATCCAATACTGATGGAGAGAAATAGGCTATTGTTACTACAATGAATAGGACAAGGGCTGCCAGATGCCCACTCCATTTCTTAACTAAAATCTGCATATAGGTTGTTTTATATTAATTATCAGTTCAGACACGTCCTTTTACCCATTTGGCAAAATAGAAGCGGACTGCAAACCAGCCGTGCAATAACAACGTTGGAACTTTCCCATAATACTTGCACATTACGGCATATCGTTCCTTGAGAGAGTCTTTACGATGTACAGAACTCATCCCCTGCTCGAGAAAGTCTGATAACACTCTCCTTGAATTATGTACAGAATCTGCACGTTTAAGACACTGAATGCACCAATCGTAATCGGCAACCAGACGGTAATTTAAATCGAACAAAGGGGCTATTTCCCTTTTTGCGATAAAGGACTGGTGGCAAACAAGCATGCCCATGCGGAAGCTCTTCCAGGTTAACCGGTTCGGGGCCTTTAATCTTCTGAGGCCCATGCTACGTCCTTCGGCATCCACAATGGAAGTTTCTCCATAGATAACGTCCGGCAAAATTCCTCTCTTTTCTATTCGTTGCACTATGCGGTACACTGTATCTGCATTGTGCAAGGTATCTCCCGCATTGAGAAACCAGATATAGTCGCCCGTTGCCTGCTGAATACCTTTATTCATGGCATCATAGATCCCTTTGTCGGGTTCACTTTTCAGACAGGTAATGCCGGAAGCATAACGTCCGGCAATCTCCATGGTGCCATCTTTGGAAGCACCATCTATTACTATATATTCTATGTTCGGATAAGTCTGACTCAGGACACTCAACAAGGTGCGCTCAATCCACTTTTCCGCGTTATATGTTACTGTTATAATTGAAAAAAGGGGTTGCATCACAGAACGGATCTATATACATTACACGTTTTATTCACCATATTATCCAATGAGAAAGCCGTCAGACGGCTGCGCCCTTCTTCAACCAGCTTGCTGGCAAGAGACTGGTCTGTAATAACCTGCCGGACTGTTTCCTGTATGGATTCCTTATCCAGCGGATCGAAATAGAGAGCTCCATGACGAGCTATTTCCGGGAAACAACTTGCACTGCTCAAACAAACCGGGCATTCATTGGCAAAAGCTTCCAGTATAGGAATACCAAATCCTTCATACAAAGAAGGAAAAACAAACACCAAGGCATATTTATATAGAGATGCCAATTCGCTATCGGTGGCAGCATGATGAATGACCTGCGACTGGATCTGCAGCGAAGCCAGGTGGTTCAACTCCATGCCATTAAAAGCGTTACCAGTACAAACCAGTTTAAGGGAAGAATCTTCTTTAAGCAAAGGCGTGATGGCTTCCGCAAAACGAGTGAAATTCTTATAATTTTTCCGCTCGCCTACAAAAAGGATATAGCGGTTGTATAGTTGTGGCGAAGCTTCTACCCGTTGTTTGTATCCATGTTGTACAACTGTTATTCGGGATTCGTCCACATCCAGCAAGTCAATCAGATCGTTCTTTGTATGCTGACTTACTGCTATGATATGTGATGCCTTCTTTACCAGCTCTTTCTTATTAGCCGCATTTGTATCGTAGAATGTGAACAGTTCCTTAAATTTTTCGTGAATCATATCGTGTACCGTCAACACAAACGGACGTGAAAGATTGTTCAAAAAGTAAGGAGAGTAGTAAGTAGGATGAAATACGTCAAACTGATTCGCCTTCAGAGCTCTTGTCGAAATCCGCGAGTTAAGGAAAGAATAGACCCGGCGGTTAACACGAAAGTTGGATGTAAGCGAAAGATCTTTCAGCTTGATGATCCCCGATTCCCTCAAGTATTGGTTCTCGGAATACTCCACACCAAGCTCACTCTCCACCCATGAAGGCAGATTATTCATCAAATCACAGAAATAACGGGTTACACCGCCATACTTCTGCATCGAAAACATCTGATGGTCATATAGTATTTTCATATTTCAGATAACGTTGTTCATCTTAGCTTGTTAATCACATACCGCAACAGACGCTTATAGGAGAAAAAGCTGCGTTTAACTGTCATTTTATCCATTTCAGCATTGCTCATCACATACGTAGGATGAACCAGCGGAAATATCGCTGCTTGCGAAGATACAAATAACTTTTTATTCTTTCGGGACGTATGGGTAGCTCCTACCGAATTTAATCCGATATTGGTAACCAGATTAACCGCCGGGCAAATAGATAACTGACTCTGAGAACGCAACATATATAAATATTGAACATCCCATGTATGAATACCATGACTACCTTCCAACGCGTCAGAAATAAAGGAAGAGAAATAAATTTCCTCTCTCAAGTTCGTGAATAAGGACTTCAGTAAGGCCGGATTCTTTTTGCATTCGTACCAAAAAGGAAAGTTTACATCGTAGTTTTTCCAAACCCGTCGCCAGGAAGCCCATCCCCAGATGTGAGAAATGGAACAAAAGTCGTAACTCTGTCCCTGGGGTATATATTGAGGAAGAAAACAGTTTCCGCTGATATGTCCGATCCGGTCATCGTCTTTGTAACGCAACAGTAAATCTTCGCAGTACGGGAAAAAAGAAAGATCGGGCAAGCAATCGTCTTCAAGTATTATGCCATATTCTTCCTGTTCAAAAAACCAGGAAATAGCACTTGAAACAGCCATTTTACAACCCAGGTTCTTATCGCGATACAATGTCTTCAGCTCACAATCCCAGTCAATACGGTCAATAATAGACCGGGTTTCGGCACTACGCTTCGCCTCATCGGGACGATTCTCACGGGGAGCGTCCGCTGAAACGTAAAGCCGCGACGGTTTAATCGCCTGAATCCGCTGAAACACCTGTTCGGTTGTATCGGGGCGACTGAATATTAAAAATAATATCGGTATATTGTACATCTCTTTTATTTATTAACACAAGGAATAAGCTCTCCCATTTTTATAATTTCTTTTTTCCAGGTAATGGCATCACTATCTGACTTACGTGCAAGCAGTAACTCATCGAGTTTCTTCTCTCCATTTATTATTTGCTGCAATTTTATAGATAGTCCATCTGAATCATTGTGCTCAAGCAATTCGCCATAACCAAAGTTTATTAAATAGCTTGCAATACCTACGTTGGTCGATAAAATATAATTATCAAAGTAAAAAGCCTCGTTCAATACGATACCGTACGACTCTTTAGGAGAAGTGTGCACAAATACTTTGGCTCTGTTATACCATTCCCACAGTTCCTTCTTATCGTAAACAGCACCAGTAAATAACACCTTTGCTTTCATTCCGGGATTACGCTGGTAAAAGCTTTCAATGGTCTGAGTAAAATCGCTGGAACGGGTTTCGACCGGACCAACAAAAACAACCTTCCAATCTTTCAAGTTCAATGTTTCCAAGGCCCTCAATAGTTGTTCATTATTCTTATCAGGTGCACCGATACGACCAACAGCAAGGATTATATTCTCCTTTTCTGTCAGCAAACGCTTCTTAATCTGCAGTTGTTCACACAGTTCCTCATCAAAACCATTTAGCATAAGTACTAGCTTTTCGTTCTCCTTTCCGCGTAATTCCTTCTTTAAGTAGTTATATACATCGGGAGTTTCCAATGAAATTCTGTCTGCCAACCGGCATGTAGCATGCATCGCCTTGCGAATTAATCGGTTCTTCAAACGCAGCAAAAAGGAAAATTTATTGCGAAACAGCGAAGTAAATAATCCGTATCCATCCCCTTTGATATAAAAAAACCCTTTCGGATTTATGATTTTATATATAAGTCCGATCAGCCATGTCTGATACGAAAAATGGAACCGCATCAACACATCTGCCTCACGGGCATGACGCAGTATATAATAAAGAAAATACCATTCCCCTTTAAAAGAGAAAGGGGTATAATTACTCTTAAAGTGAAGAGGCTTTAATGTTACGCCTCGGTATTGAGAAGGCAGATCTTTGTTATCTTCACTGGCGGGATATACGATAGTAACCTCCATATCATTCATCTTTCCAAGATAATAAGGAGTAAGGAAAACATCTTTCCCCAAGGCTATTTCCTGAAAATCAACAATAAGAAATATAAGCTTTCGTTTATCAGCCATAGTTGAATGTTACTTCATTATATCGTTTAAAACCGACTTACCACAAACCGTACTTAGGTAATTCTGCCAGTAAGTTTTACGCCGTTCATTCTTCTTCAGCGAATAAAGCATGTAGCCCAACAAGGATTTGCCGAAATGAATAAGCCAAAGTAAAGGGTAAACCTCCTTAAGATGCAGCCGTGTATAAGTAAGCTGACTACTTATGTAAAAAAACTTAGAGGGTTTATCGAACACCGTGTTCAGGTTGGTTGATGCGCCCTCAAAATGGATGATATTTGCTTTTGGAACCGAATGAACTTCAAATCCGGCTTTATGAATACGACTACATAAATCAGGTTCTTCATAATACATAAAAAACTGTTCATTGAATCGCCCGACACGTTCAAAAACCGTTCGTTTAATCATCATATCTGCACCGCAGATCGTTCCCACTTTCTTGCTTTCGCCAGTATTGAAATGTTCCTTATTTCCAGTGTATCTTATATTCAGAGCGATGCATAGTTCGCGCAACCGGGAATGAACATCCAAACTATAAGAACCATTGTGAGTTCCTCCTGCTGTAAAAAGATTTCCTCCGCATAGGGCTACCGAAGCATTTGCATCCAGGTAGGCCGCTAGGATAGAAATAGCATCATTCATTAGCACCGTGTCCGGATTAAGAAAAAAAACATACTTTCCTTTAGCCTCATCAAACGCCCGGTTATTTGCGGCACCGAAACCAAGATTACGGTCAGATTCAATAACAGTAACTTTTGGATAATTATATTTCACCACCTGTACAGAATCGTCGGAGGAAGCATTATCGATGACAATTACTTCGAAAGAGACATTCTTCGTTTGTTCGAATACACTTCGCAAACACCCTAACAGATAATCTCGGGTATTGAAATTTACGATAATCACTGATACCAAACAGTGTATAGGTGTGCAGGGTGAAGAAACAACAGAACTCATAAATAATTCTTTTTCTATATCAATACTTTCGATATTATTTAGTCAGCGCCTTTTTTAAAGCTTCAAGATAACCCCTCCCGTGCTTCAAGTCAGGTTCCATATAATTTCCTTCGGCCCATTCATTCCATGATTTCAACATAACGATTTTGCGATCGTCCGTTTTGTTCCTTACGCTTTTCAAGGTCGTTTCCACATGCTTCTGAAACAATTCCGGTGTAGAATCTTTTAATATTACACCAAATTTGCCTGTCCGTGGAGAATGATCCCAGTTAGGTACCACCGTTGGGTAAACATCTTCACGGGTGTCTTCCTTTCCGGTAAAAAATTTCATGGCATCTTTATAGCTGCACCAGAAACCATGTTTAAATAGTTCACGCTTAATCTTATTGACAGCCATCCTAAAATACGAAAGGCCAAAACGCTGATATTCGAACAAACGCACTACGTTTACTGCATCATAACCACGTGAGAGCAACATATCAATATTATCAGACTTGT is from uncultured Macellibacteroides sp. and encodes:
- a CDS encoding DUF4252 domain-containing protein, giving the protein MKKIVAILALIIISQAGYSQKNVNDIFKEFSKMENVTSINMGQISMKFAGFFTDTMGVDGIEVYSLEDCSNDVKEKLSKAINKLKDYKFETMINSNENGERTKVLVRIENDMIREMVIVTSGSDAALVRIKGKIKPSDIDRMVNKHGKGES
- a CDS encoding RNA polymerase sigma factor; translation: MSPDQFKQTFLPLHPKLYRVAYALTGNKDDSEDILQEAYCKLWNKRTDLTAINNPEAFSVTLVKNLCFDFLRSSKSGRYEDSLENVTMANFSTPDIELENADEIDRIKQLIEMLPDNQKLVLKLRGLSDCSMEEIEEITGFSAVNVRTLLSRARKIIKEQYIKLNVYER
- a CDS encoding DUF4252 domain-containing protein; translated protein: MKTRYLIITLLCIVFTQSGFAQNSSKLFEKYADMDNVTSVYISKAMFKMMPTMQTAGLNLMNMKGKVESLQVLTTERKDLTIKMRNEFAQLVTRQHQELMRVRDGKTKATFYAIMQGDLVKDMVMLADTEEGFTVIQLLGNFTLQDIQEITKDMDK
- a CDS encoding YfhO family protein, which produces MQILVKKWSGHLAALVLFIVVTIAYFSPSVLDGKVIRQGDMLKFTGMTEELNKYAGEAKDGNIIAWTGSMFSGMPSYNIAVKGVAPDYLSYLETAVKSIDFNGASMVLTGLICFYILMCVLEIPLWLAIAGAIAFAFASYNLIIIEAGHITKAYVIAYMPLTIAGMLLLFRSRFLWGAVLFTLGVALSIINGHLQITYYLALLCFIMYIGYAWEKVKEKALTPLAKTSAVLLVSVILAVLPNLGNLYANWEMSKTSLRGPTELTQTTTGSAEKVSDGLDKDYAFAWSYGKSELLTLLVPNAYGGASGGTLDDSSELYKELRSKGAQVGADVQTYTYWGDKIFTSGPVYFGALICFLFVLGMFVVPNKMKWWMLGGSVFLIFLALGKNFDSFNDIMFHHLPMYNKFRTVEMALVIPGLVFPLIALWGLKEVLTGKVEVQLLKRAMLTALSLTGGICLILWLMPSLFLDFRSPLDSQYQMPDWYYNALLMDRKALAQDDALRSLLFILLGAGLLFWFFKAKNKEKTATLVGVGMALLLLVDLWSVDKRYLNGDDFVREQPAESYKASVADKEILKDTDPSFRVLNLNNPFQETNTSYYHKSIGGYHAAKLRRYQELVDHRLVGELGSIMQTFQKAKTADDVIKCLMVCPSLNMLNMRYIIYSPDQAPVRNPFAYGNAWFVEKVEMADNADAEMAAMNKYNPLMVAVVDKRFAKELEGFTPQPDSAATITMTSYKPHEVAYKAKASTEQLAVFSEIYYQPGWKAFVDGKETPHFRADWTLRAMRVPAGDHQIVFKFIPDQYIMATQVASVSSLLIMLLLLGAIGYSVWTTLKARKQ
- a CDS encoding glycosyltransferase family 2 protein encodes the protein MQPLFSIITVTYNAEKWIERTLLSVLSQTYPNIEYIVIDGASKDGTMEIAGRYASGITCLKSEPDKGIYDAMNKGIQQATGDYIWFLNAGDTLHNADTVYRIVQRIEKRGILPDVIYGETSIVDAEGRSMGLRRLKAPNRLTWKSFRMGMLVCHQSFIAKREIAPLFDLNYRLVADYDWCIQCLKRADSVHNSRRVLSDFLEQGMSSVHRKDSLKERYAVMCKYYGKVPTLLLHGWFAVRFYFAKWVKGRV
- a CDS encoding glycosyltransferase family 1 protein, which encodes MKILYDHQMFSMQKYGGVTRYFCDLMNNLPSWVESELGVEYSENQYLRESGIIKLKDLSLTSNFRVNRRVYSFLNSRISTRALKANQFDVFHPTYYSPYFLNNLSRPFVLTVHDMIHEKFKELFTFYDTNAANKKELVKKASHIIAVSQHTKNDLIDLLDVDESRITVVQHGYKQRVEASPQLYNRYILFVGERKNYKNFTRFAEAITPLLKEDSSLKLVCTGNAFNGMELNHLASLQIQSQVIHHAATDSELASLYKYALVFVFPSLYEGFGIPILEAFANECPVCLSSASCFPEIARHGALYFDPLDKESIQETVRQVITDQSLASKLVEEGRSRLTAFSLDNMVNKTCNVYRSVL
- a CDS encoding glycosyltransferase; translation: MADKRKLIFLIVDFQEIALGKDVFLTPYYLGKMNDMEVTIVYPASEDNKDLPSQYRGVTLKPLHFKSNYTPFSFKGEWYFLYYILRHAREADVLMRFHFSYQTWLIGLIYKIINPKGFFYIKGDGYGLFTSLFRNKFSFLLRLKNRLIRKAMHATCRLADRISLETPDVYNYLKKELRGKENEKLVLMLNGFDEELCEQLQIKKRLLTEKENIILAVGRIGAPDKNNEQLLRALETLNLKDWKVVFVGPVETRSSDFTQTIESFYQRNPGMKAKVLFTGAVYDKKELWEWYNRAKVFVHTSPKESYGIVLNEAFYFDNYILSTNVGIASYLINFGYGELLEHNDSDGLSIKLQQIINGEKKLDELLLARKSDSDAITWKKEIIKMGELIPCVNK
- a CDS encoding glycosyltransferase family 2 protein; the encoded protein is MSSVVSSPCTPIHCLVSVIIVNFNTRDYLLGCLRSVFEQTKNVSFEVIVIDNASSDDSVQVVKYNYPKVTVIESDRNLGFGAANNRAFDEAKGKYVFFLNPDTVLMNDAISILAAYLDANASVALCGGNLFTAGGTHNGSYSLDVHSRLRELCIALNIRYTGNKEHFNTGESKKVGTICGADMMIKRTVFERVGRFNEQFFMYYEEPDLCSRIHKAGFEVHSVPKANIIHFEGASTNLNTVFDKPSKFFYISSQLTYTRLHLKEVYPLLWLIHFGKSLLGYMLYSLKKNERRKTYWQNYLSTVCGKSVLNDIMK